In the Sphingomonas sp. LM7 genome, one interval contains:
- a CDS encoding DUF488 family protein, with amino-acid sequence MKIYTIGYEATTMAEFLAALHKAGVERLIDVRALPLSRRPGFSKNILAASLKDAGIEYVHLKNLGTPKPGRDAAKKGDVATLEAVYETQLGLPEAQAEAARMRALAAEKPSALLCYERNPEHCHRTLLLDAEGEGAEVIDLFP; translated from the coding sequence ATGAAGATCTACACGATCGGATATGAGGCGACGACGATGGCCGAGTTCCTCGCGGCGCTGCACAAGGCGGGCGTCGAGCGGCTGATCGACGTGCGGGCGCTGCCGCTGTCGCGCCGGCCGGGCTTTTCCAAGAATATCCTCGCGGCGAGCCTGAAGGACGCGGGCATCGAATATGTCCACCTGAAGAATCTCGGCACGCCCAAGCCGGGGCGCGACGCAGCCAAGAAAGGCGATGTCGCGACGCTGGAGGCAGTGTACGAAACCCAGCTCGGGCTTCCTGAAGCGCAAGCAGAGGCAGCCAGGATGCGCGCGCTCGCGGCGGAGAAGCCCAGCGCCCTGCTGTGCTACGAGCGCAATCCCGAACATTGCCACCGCACCCTGCTGCTCGATGCCGAGGGCGAGGGCGCCGAAGTGATCGACCTGTTCCCCTGA
- a CDS encoding lysoplasmalogenase family protein, translating to MDARTARPLLLLALIAGWSFYATHWIAVPLAASAAWKGAGVGLLAAWAAMQARTADGWLIAGALGLYALGDVLIETHGLTIGAVAFLAGHLVAAALYLRNRSGSLWQAVVIALTVTAISWALPADRSAAPGIALYAAGLGAMFGTAATSRFPLSVAMGAALFVFSDLLIFGQLGPLATSALPGSLIWPTYFAGQALIAWGVVRSITHEDLHDRI from the coding sequence ATGGACGCTCGCACCGCCCGCCCGCTGCTCCTGCTCGCGCTGATCGCGGGGTGGAGCTTCTATGCCACGCACTGGATCGCCGTGCCGCTGGCCGCGAGCGCGGCGTGGAAGGGCGCCGGGGTCGGGCTGCTCGCGGCGTGGGCGGCGATGCAGGCGCGGACCGCCGACGGATGGCTGATCGCCGGGGCGCTGGGGCTGTACGCGCTGGGCGACGTGCTGATCGAGACGCATGGACTCACCATTGGGGCAGTCGCCTTCCTGGCCGGGCATCTCGTCGCCGCGGCATTGTACCTGCGCAACCGGAGCGGGTCGCTATGGCAGGCCGTGGTGATTGCGCTCACGGTGACCGCAATCTCCTGGGCATTGCCCGCAGACCGCAGCGCGGCGCCGGGGATCGCGCTGTACGCCGCGGGGCTGGGGGCGATGTTCGGGACCGCGGCGACCAGCCGGTTTCCGCTTAGCGTGGCGATGGGCGCGGCGTTGTTCGTCTTCTCGGATCTCCTCATCTTCGGGCAGCTCGGGCCATTGGCGACCTCCGCGCTGCCGGGGTCGCTGATCTGGCCGACCTATTTCGCCGGCCAGGCGTTGATCGCCTGGGGCGTGGTGCGGAGTATTACACATGAAGATCTACACGATCGGATATGA
- a CDS encoding TadE/TadG family type IV pilus assembly protein translates to MIGTKAFFARLRQDQSGLAMLEFAFILPIFLTMALTGAELTQYITTRMRISQIALQLADNAARIGSGAPIASKTITEADINDLLTGAGMQASELNLQANGRVIISSLEPDTAHAGKYLIRWQRCWGSAAHASSYGLAGADNLTGIGPGNKAVPPPNGVVMFAEVYYKYTPLIKTSLAPSADMVETASMMVRDRRDTSDDTKLANGSNNPNPQHPNGIYKVSGVTASTC, encoded by the coding sequence ATGATCGGGACCAAGGCCTTCTTTGCGCGGCTGCGTCAGGACCAGAGCGGGCTCGCTATGCTCGAATTCGCGTTCATCCTGCCGATCTTTCTGACTATGGCGCTGACTGGTGCGGAGCTTACGCAATATATCACCACGCGCATGCGCATCAGCCAGATCGCCTTGCAGCTCGCCGACAACGCGGCGCGGATCGGCTCCGGCGCTCCGATCGCGTCCAAGACGATTACCGAAGCCGATATCAACGATCTGCTGACCGGTGCCGGGATGCAGGCGAGCGAACTCAATCTCCAGGCCAATGGCCGGGTAATCATCTCGTCGCTCGAGCCTGACACGGCGCATGCAGGCAAGTATCTCATCCGCTGGCAGCGTTGCTGGGGCTCGGCGGCGCATGCATCGAGCTATGGACTGGCGGGCGCGGACAATCTTACCGGCATCGGGCCGGGAAACAAGGCCGTGCCGCCGCCGAACGGCGTTGTGATGTTTGCCGAGGTGTATTATAAATATACGCCACTCATCAAGACGTCGCTGGCACCCAGCGCCGACATGGTCGAAACCGCATCGATGATGGTCCGCGACCGTCGCGACACCAGCGACGATACCAAGCTGGCCAACGGCTCCAACAACCCCAATCCGCAGCACCCGAACGGGATCTACAAGGTTTCCGGCGTAACCGCTTCGACCTGCTAA
- a CDS encoding TadE/TadG family type IV pilus assembly protein, whose amino-acid sequence MRALAFPQRCRRLLRDQRGSTLVEFAIIAPVMGLVLLGGFDIGHTLYMRATLQGALQKTARDSALESGASATAQAKFDQKITDQATALANNANVKIVRRSYRTFEDAAAARAEIWTDVNGNGRCDDGEPYQDANLNDVWDSDGGNGGQGGAKDATLYTVTVSYPRFFPLYNLVGGSNLTKVSASTVLRNQPYADQGTYGSAVSRNCT is encoded by the coding sequence ATGCGCGCGCTCGCTTTCCCGCAGCGCTGCCGGCGCCTGCTTCGCGACCAGCGCGGTTCGACACTCGTCGAGTTCGCGATCATCGCACCGGTCATGGGGCTGGTCCTGCTCGGCGGCTTCGATATCGGCCACACGCTCTACATGCGCGCTACGCTGCAGGGCGCGCTGCAGAAGACCGCGCGCGATTCCGCGTTGGAGAGCGGCGCGTCGGCGACGGCGCAGGCGAAGTTCGACCAGAAGATCACCGACCAGGCCACGGCGCTGGCCAACAACGCAAACGTCAAAATCGTCCGGCGTTCCTATCGAACCTTCGAGGACGCCGCCGCGGCGCGCGCAGAGATCTGGACCGACGTCAACGGCAATGGCCGCTGCGACGATGGCGAACCCTATCAGGACGCCAATCTGAACGATGTCTGGGATTCTGACGGAGGCAATGGCGGCCAGGGCGGTGCAAAGGATGCCACGCTCTATACGGTCACGGTTTCCTATCCCCGCTTCTTCCCGCTCTACAATCTCGTCGGCGGGTCGAACCTCACAAAGGTCAGCGCATCGACGGTGCTGCGCAACCAGCCGTATGCCGACCAGGGCACCTATGGCAGCGCCGTCTCCAGGAATTGCACATGA
- a CDS encoding pyruvate dehydrogenase complex E1 component subunit beta, with the protein MAIELKMPALSPTMEEGTLAKWLVKEGDTVKSGDILAEIETDKATMEFEAIDEGTIASILVAEGTDNVKVGTVIATIAAEGEDASPAPTPAPAAEAPKAEAPAAEQKSAESEAPAPKKAESGTAQLASDKAATVADPAIPEGTEMVKTTVREALRDAMAEEMRKDERIFVMGEEVAEYQGAYKVTQGLLDEFGAKRVIDTPITEYGFAGIGTGAAMGGLKPVIEFMTFNFAMQAIDHIINSAAKTNYMSGGQMRCPIVFRGPNGAASRVGAQHSQNYGPWYASVPGLIVIAPYDAADAKGLLKAAIRSEDPVVFLENELLYGRSFEVPKLDDYVLPIGKARIVRAGKDVTIVSYSIGVGLALEAAETLAGEGIEAEVIDLRTLRPLDTATVLESLKKTNRMVVVEEGWPTCSISSEIIAVAMEQGFDDLDAPVLRVTNEDVPLPYAANLEKLALVDAARVVAAVKKVTYKG; encoded by the coding sequence ATGGCGATCGAACTCAAGATGCCGGCGCTGTCGCCGACCATGGAAGAGGGCACGCTCGCCAAGTGGCTCGTCAAGGAAGGCGACACGGTGAAGTCGGGCGACATCCTTGCCGAGATCGAGACCGACAAGGCGACGATGGAATTCGAGGCGATCGACGAAGGCACGATCGCGTCGATTCTGGTCGCCGAGGGCACCGATAACGTGAAGGTCGGCACGGTGATCGCGACAATCGCGGCCGAGGGCGAGGACGCGTCGCCTGCACCGACTCCGGCGCCCGCTGCCGAGGCGCCGAAGGCCGAAGCGCCTGCCGCAGAGCAGAAATCCGCCGAGTCCGAAGCACCGGCGCCCAAGAAGGCCGAAAGCGGCACCGCACAGCTCGCCAGCGACAAGGCGGCGACCGTTGCCGATCCGGCGATCCCGGAGGGCACCGAGATGGTCAAGACGACTGTCCGCGAGGCATTGCGCGATGCGATGGCCGAGGAAATGCGCAAGGACGAGCGCATCTTCGTGATGGGCGAGGAAGTCGCTGAATATCAGGGCGCCTACAAGGTAACCCAGGGCCTGCTCGACGAGTTCGGAGCCAAGCGCGTGATCGATACGCCGATTACCGAATATGGTTTTGCCGGCATCGGCACGGGCGCGGCGATGGGCGGGCTCAAGCCGGTCATCGAGTTCATGACGTTCAACTTCGCGATGCAGGCGATCGATCACATCATCAACTCGGCTGCGAAGACCAATTACATGTCGGGCGGCCAGATGCGCTGCCCGATCGTGTTCCGCGGCCCTAACGGCGCGGCGAGCCGCGTCGGCGCGCAGCACTCCCAGAACTACGGCCCGTGGTACGCCAGCGTTCCCGGCCTGATCGTGATCGCGCCGTATGACGCGGCCGACGCAAAGGGCCTGCTCAAGGCGGCGATCCGCAGCGAAGACCCGGTCGTGTTCCTCGAGAACGAGCTGCTCTACGGTCGCAGCTTCGAAGTGCCCAAGCTCGACGATTACGTCCTGCCGATCGGCAAGGCGCGTATCGTGCGTGCGGGCAAGGACGTGACGATCGTGTCCTACTCGATCGGCGTCGGCCTCGCGCTCGAAGCCGCCGAGACGCTGGCGGGCGAGGGGATCGAAGCCGAGGTCATCGACTTGCGCACGCTGCGCCCGCTCGACACCGCGACGGTGCTCGAGAGCCTGAAGAAGACCAACCGTATGGTCGTGGTCGAGGAAGGCTGGCCGACCTGCTCGATTTCGTCGGAGATCATCGCAGTGGCGATGGAGCAGGGCTTCGACGACCTCGACGCGCCGGTGCTGCGCGTCACCAACGAGGACGTGCCGCTGCCTTATGCGGCCAATCTCGAGAAGCTGGCACTGGTCGATGCGGCGCGCGTGGTCGCCGCGGTGAAGAAGGTTACTTACAAGGGTTGA
- a CDS encoding pilus assembly protein, with the protein MVGNRQGVTEARAFLTRFARDTRANTLAIMAMAIVPLAGMVGAGIDISRMYIVKTRLQHACDAGALAGRKAMGAGTWNQTGTIDGSSQANYPLKIAQRYFDGNFDKTAYGGTEPAIEFLENAGKVSGKVSVALPMTLMRIFGRTSETLAVACEADMRLPNTDVMFVLDNTGSMGDTPSGDSQTKLQSLKDAVKCFYEIVARLDTTEDCTTGNPSGGVGAETQVRFGFVLYDTNVNVGKLLPTSYFADNWTFRSREIDSIAYPTQGTPTSTTATAWNAAGAWQDKAFSRSTTSNNCSSNVPATTTTDGSSTTTQLSSTESPGFRTVTYKTETQVTKTEYRYDSYVSNPKTCVYDKRETTGVKTINYTRKDTAQVTWNYGAISQNIAGLKNGADAWNSSVQLRIGNNGVMKTVGWDGCISERKTLQDIDFTATKLPAEAMDLDIDTEPSQGDPDSLWGPVMKDMIYTPNGGFSTWVAGDQKSTANYTNGSSYSCLAESRKLQEWRDASIFETYVDSMRKGGNTYHDIGLIWGARLMSPTGIFKTENATTPKGGEIQRHMIFMTDGDPCTAAQNYTAYGVGWFDHLQTTADQAPSNDIRCTQGHALTDQVNARTQAICKEIKKKDVTLWVITFGYVDPRTVTRMTTCASDGRYYSANNKADLQKTFKSIADQISALRLTN; encoded by the coding sequence ATGGTGGGCAATCGGCAAGGCGTGACGGAGGCAAGGGCGTTTCTTACGCGGTTCGCGCGTGACACCCGGGCGAACACGCTCGCGATCATGGCGATGGCGATCGTTCCGCTTGCCGGAATGGTGGGTGCAGGCATCGACATCAGCCGCATGTACATCGTCAAGACGCGGCTGCAACATGCCTGCGATGCCGGCGCGCTCGCCGGCCGCAAGGCGATGGGCGCGGGAACCTGGAACCAGACCGGCACCATCGATGGATCCTCTCAGGCCAATTATCCGCTGAAGATCGCCCAGCGCTATTTCGACGGGAACTTCGACAAGACCGCCTATGGCGGCACGGAACCCGCAATAGAATTCCTCGAAAACGCCGGCAAGGTTTCCGGCAAGGTCTCGGTAGCGCTGCCGATGACGCTGATGCGCATTTTCGGCCGCACGTCCGAGACGCTGGCCGTCGCCTGCGAAGCGGACATGCGCCTGCCGAACACCGACGTGATGTTCGTACTCGATAACACCGGGTCGATGGGCGACACGCCATCGGGCGACAGCCAGACCAAGCTGCAATCGCTCAAGGACGCCGTAAAGTGCTTCTACGAGATCGTGGCGCGGCTCGACACGACAGAGGACTGCACGACGGGCAATCCCAGCGGCGGCGTCGGCGCCGAGACGCAGGTCCGCTTCGGCTTTGTTCTCTACGACACCAACGTCAATGTCGGGAAGCTGCTGCCCACCAGCTATTTTGCCGACAACTGGACCTTCCGATCGCGTGAGATAGATTCGATAGCCTATCCGACGCAGGGGACGCCTACCTCGACCACTGCCACGGCGTGGAACGCCGCAGGCGCTTGGCAGGACAAGGCCTTCAGCAGAAGCACGACCTCGAACAATTGCTCGAGCAATGTGCCTGCGACCACCACGACCGATGGGTCATCAACGACAACGCAGCTGTCGAGCACGGAGTCTCCGGGTTTCCGCACGGTGACCTACAAGACGGAAACTCAGGTCACCAAGACCGAATATCGATACGATAGCTATGTCAGCAACCCGAAGACCTGCGTTTACGACAAGCGCGAGACGACGGGCGTCAAGACGATCAATTACACGCGGAAGGACACGGCGCAGGTCACCTGGAATTACGGTGCGATCTCCCAAAACATCGCTGGCCTGAAAAATGGTGCGGACGCGTGGAACAGCTCCGTCCAGCTGCGGATCGGCAACAACGGCGTCATGAAGACGGTCGGCTGGGACGGGTGCATCTCGGAGCGCAAGACGCTTCAGGATATCGACTTCACCGCCACGAAGCTTCCAGCCGAGGCGATGGATCTCGATATCGATACCGAACCCAGCCAGGGCGACCCGGACTCGCTGTGGGGACCGGTCATGAAGGACATGATCTATACGCCCAATGGCGGGTTCAGCACTTGGGTTGCGGGCGATCAAAAATCCACTGCCAACTACACCAATGGCTCCAGCTATTCTTGCCTGGCCGAATCGCGCAAGCTCCAGGAATGGCGGGATGCATCGATTTTCGAGACGTACGTCGACTCGATGCGCAAGGGCGGGAACACCTATCACGATATCGGTCTGATCTGGGGCGCCCGCCTTATGTCGCCGACGGGCATCTTCAAGACGGAGAACGCCACCACGCCCAAGGGCGGTGAAATCCAGCGTCACATGATCTTCATGACCGACGGCGATCCTTGCACTGCCGCGCAGAACTATACTGCTTATGGCGTCGGCTGGTTCGACCATCTGCAGACCACTGCCGATCAGGCTCCGAGCAATGACATTCGCTGCACGCAGGGTCACGCGCTCACGGATCAGGTCAACGCGCGCACCCAGGCGATCTGCAAGGAGATCAAGAAGAAGGACGTTACCCTGTGGGTCATCACCTTCGGCTATGTGGATCCCCGCACCGTCACTCGCATGACCACCTGCGCGTCTGACGGGCGCTACTACAGCGCGAACAACAAAGCGGACCTGCAGAAGACCTTCAAATCGATCGCCGACCAGATCTCCGCATTGCGACTGACGAACTGA
- a CDS encoding septum formation initiator family protein, whose product MSRNSPIRTLLRRAGLPAAVLIAVGFFGYNAVLGPTGVVAAKEFKAELAQKNVEYAALAKKRAELKNRVELLDPKRGADPDMVDELVRKQLNVARPDEVIVPLDK is encoded by the coding sequence ATGTCGCGCAACTCTCCGATCCGTACCCTGTTGCGCCGCGCGGGGCTTCCCGCCGCGGTGCTGATCGCTGTCGGCTTTTTCGGATACAATGCGGTTCTGGGCCCGACCGGCGTGGTCGCGGCCAAGGAGTTCAAGGCCGAGTTGGCGCAGAAGAACGTCGAATATGCGGCGCTCGCCAAGAAGCGCGCAGAGCTGAAGAACCGCGTCGAGTTGCTCGATCCCAAGCGTGGCGCCGATCCCGACATGGTCGATGAACTGGTGCGCAAGCAGCTCAACGTTGCGCGTCCCGACGAAGTGATCGTCCCGCTGGACAAATAA
- a CDS encoding EF-hand domain-containing protein: protein MWRYFAGAGAALLLAFSGIFLFRGSAASEAMLPAAPAARSAALAPEEALAAEAPSATAKTREQKRFDRYDKDRNDAVTRDEYLLLRRKAFAKLDVNRDGKLDFEEWAVKTTAKFAGADADRTGALTRAEFLTTAPKPRAGPKPKCACPSAPAKEDVED from the coding sequence ATGTGGCGTTATTTTGCAGGTGCGGGCGCGGCGCTGTTGCTGGCGTTTTCGGGTATATTCCTGTTTCGCGGTTCGGCAGCGTCCGAAGCGATGCTTCCCGCCGCTCCGGCTGCGCGATCAGCTGCGCTGGCGCCGGAGGAGGCCCTGGCTGCCGAGGCGCCGAGCGCCACTGCCAAGACGCGGGAGCAGAAGCGTTTCGATCGCTATGACAAGGACCGCAACGACGCGGTGACCCGCGACGAATATCTGCTGTTGCGCCGGAAAGCGTTCGCCAAGCTCGACGTCAATCGTGATGGGAAACTCGATTTCGAGGAATGGGCGGTGAAGACGACCGCCAAGTTCGCCGGGGCGGACGCGGATCGCACGGGAGCGCTCACCCGCGCCGAGTTCCTTACGACAGCACCCAAACCGCGGGCTGGGCCCAAGCCCAAATGCGCCTGCCCAAGCGCTCCTGCCAAGGAGGACGTCGAGGACTAG
- the eno gene encoding phosphopyruvate hydratase gives MTAIIDIHARQILDSRGNPTVEVDVLLEDGSFGRAAVPSGASTGAHEAVEKRDGDKSRWLGKGVEGAVQAVNSEIAEEVLGLDAEDQADLDRAMIELDGTENKGRLGANAILGVSLAAAKAAADARGLPLYRYVGGVNAHVLPVPMMNIINGGEHADNPIDFQEFMIVPVGAENIVEAVRCGSEIFHTLKKKLHEKGLATGVGDEGGFAPNIASTTEALDFIMSSIEAAGYKPGDDVMLALDCAATEYYKDGAYKMVGEGKTLSSLENVDFLAGLAAKYPIFSIEDGMAEDDWEGWKALTDAIGGKVQLVGDDLFVTNPKRLKRGIDGSYANSLLVKVNQIGTLTETLEAVSLAQRSSYTAVMSHRSGETEDATIADLAVATNCGQIKTGSLARSDRLAKYNQLIRIEEELGDAARYAGRSVLKG, from the coding sequence GTGACCGCAATCATCGACATCCATGCCCGCCAGATCCTCGACAGCCGGGGGAACCCCACCGTCGAGGTGGATGTGCTGCTGGAGGACGGCAGTTTCGGCCGCGCCGCAGTGCCATCGGGCGCCTCCACTGGCGCGCACGAAGCCGTGGAGAAGCGCGACGGCGACAAGTCGCGCTGGCTCGGCAAGGGCGTCGAAGGCGCGGTGCAGGCCGTGAACAGCGAGATCGCCGAGGAAGTGCTGGGGCTCGACGCCGAGGACCAGGCCGATCTCGATCGCGCGATGATCGAACTGGACGGCACCGAGAACAAGGGCCGGCTGGGCGCGAATGCGATCCTGGGCGTCAGCCTCGCCGCAGCCAAGGCGGCTGCCGATGCGCGTGGCCTGCCGCTCTACCGCTATGTCGGCGGGGTCAACGCGCACGTCCTGCCGGTGCCGATGATGAACATCATCAACGGCGGCGAGCATGCCGACAACCCGATCGACTTCCAGGAATTCATGATCGTGCCGGTGGGTGCCGAGAATATCGTCGAGGCCGTGCGCTGCGGCTCGGAGATCTTCCATACGCTCAAGAAGAAGCTGCACGAGAAGGGCCTGGCGACCGGCGTAGGCGACGAGGGCGGCTTCGCGCCGAACATCGCGAGCACGACCGAGGCGCTGGACTTCATCATGTCGAGCATCGAGGCGGCGGGCTACAAGCCGGGCGACGACGTGATGCTCGCGCTCGATTGCGCTGCGACCGAATATTACAAGGACGGCGCCTATAAGATGGTGGGCGAGGGCAAGACGCTCTCTTCGCTCGAGAATGTCGATTTCCTCGCCGGGCTGGCGGCGAAATACCCGATCTTCTCGATCGAGGACGGCATGGCCGAGGACGATTGGGAGGGCTGGAAGGCGCTCACCGACGCGATCGGCGGCAAGGTTCAGCTGGTCGGCGACGATCTGTTCGTCACCAACCCCAAGCGCCTCAAGCGCGGCATCGACGGTAGCTATGCCAATTCGCTGCTGGTGAAGGTCAACCAGATCGGCACGCTGACCGAGACGCTGGAGGCGGTCAGCCTCGCGCAGCGTTCGTCCTACACCGCGGTGATGTCGCACCGCTCGGGCGAGACCGAGGACGCGACGATCGCCGACCTCGCCGTCGCCACGAACTGCGGTCAGATCAAGACGGGTTCGCTGGCGCGTTCGGACCGGCTCGCCAAGTACAACCAGCTCATCCGCATCGAGGAAGAACTGGGCGACGCTGCGCGCTATGCGGGGCGCTCGGTGCTCAAGGGCTGA
- the pdhA gene encoding pyruvate dehydrogenase (acetyl-transferring) E1 component subunit alpha, whose amino-acid sequence MAKAPARKASTEPAVPNRERPNEPERFNASKEELLGFYKQMLLIRRFEEKAGQLYGLGFIGGFCHLYIGQEAVAVGLQSALDGDKDSVITGYRDHGHMLAYGIDPKVIMAELTGRGAGISRGKGGSMHMFSTEKKFYGGHGIVGAQVSLGTGLAFAHKYNEDGGVAMAYFGDGASNQGQVYESFNMAELWKLPIIYVIENNQYAMGTSVNRSSSEDQLYKRGESFRIPGIQVDGMDVLACRGAAEEALAWVRAGKGPIILEMKTYRYRGHSMSDPAKYRSREEVQSVRDKSDPIEAVKRELDALGVKEDELKALEQEIRKVVNESADFAEQTPEPDPAELYTDVLVETY is encoded by the coding sequence GTGGCCAAAGCACCGGCACGAAAAGCTTCCACCGAACCTGCGGTACCGAACCGCGAACGTCCGAACGAACCAGAGCGGTTCAACGCCTCCAAGGAGGAGCTGCTCGGCTTCTACAAGCAGATGCTGCTGATCCGCCGCTTCGAGGAGAAGGCTGGCCAGCTTTACGGCCTCGGCTTCATCGGCGGCTTCTGCCACCTCTATATCGGCCAGGAGGCCGTTGCGGTCGGCCTGCAGTCGGCGCTCGACGGCGACAAAGATTCGGTGATCACGGGTTATCGCGATCACGGCCACATGCTTGCCTATGGCATCGATCCCAAAGTGATCATGGCCGAGCTGACGGGGCGCGGGGCAGGCATCAGCCGCGGCAAGGGCGGCTCGATGCACATGTTCTCGACCGAGAAGAAGTTCTACGGCGGCCATGGCATCGTCGGTGCGCAGGTCTCGCTGGGTACGGGCCTCGCCTTTGCGCACAAGTATAATGAGGACGGCGGCGTCGCGATGGCCTATTTCGGCGACGGCGCGTCGAACCAGGGCCAGGTCTATGAATCGTTCAACATGGCCGAGCTGTGGAAGCTCCCGATCATCTATGTGATCGAGAACAACCAGTACGCGATGGGCACCTCGGTCAACCGGTCGTCCTCGGAGGATCAGCTCTACAAGCGTGGCGAGAGCTTCCGCATCCCCGGCATCCAGGTCGACGGCATGGACGTGCTCGCCTGCCGCGGCGCCGCCGAGGAAGCGCTGGCCTGGGTCCGCGCGGGCAAGGGCCCGATCATCCTCGAGATGAAGACCTATCGCTATCGCGGCCACTCGATGTCCGACCCGGCCAAGTATCGCAGCCGCGAGGAAGTCCAGTCGGTCCGCGACAAGTCCGACCCGATCGAAGCGGTCAAGCGCGAGCTGGATGCGCTCGGCGTCAAGGAAGACGAGCTCAAGGCGCTCGAGCAGGAAATCCGGAAAGTCGTGAACGAATCCGCCGATTTCGCCGAGCAGACCCCCGAACCCGACCCCGCGGAACTATACACCGACGTGCTGGTGGAGACCTATTGA
- the trmFO gene encoding methylenetetrahydrofolate--tRNA-(uracil(54)-C(5))-methyltransferase (FADH(2)-oxidizing) TrmFO, whose protein sequence is MTHDIHIIGGGLAGSEAAWQLAQAGHKVKLSEMRGTGEKTPAHHTDSLAELVCSNSFRSDDAERNAVGLLHQEMRDLGSLILTQGDIHKVPAGSALAVDRDGFSAGVTAALEAHPNITIVRERVDQLPAEGLTIVATGPLTAPGLAESIGTATGKEALAFFDAIAPIVHFESIDFTTAWYQSRWNKGEGKDYINCPMSKDEYLAFHAGLLAGEKTEYREWENVPYFEGCMPIEVMAERGVETLRYGPMKGVGLDDPRTGRWPYAVVQLRQDNASGTLWNMVGFQTKLKYGAQVELFRTIPGLENAEFARLGGLHRNTFIKSPELLDPTLRLKARPNIRFAGQITGCEGYIESAAIGLLAGRFAAAELTGTTLAAPPRETALGALLAHITGEAEVETYQPMNVNFGLFPPIEGRTKKADRKLMYTSRAREAFRSWAPA, encoded by the coding sequence ATGACACACGACATCCACATCATCGGCGGCGGCCTCGCCGGCTCCGAAGCCGCCTGGCAGCTCGCTCAGGCCGGGCACAAGGTCAAGCTCTCCGAAATGCGCGGCACGGGCGAGAAGACGCCCGCCCACCATACCGACAGCCTCGCCGAGCTCGTCTGCTCGAACAGCTTCCGCTCGGACGATGCCGAGCGCAACGCCGTCGGCTTGCTCCATCAGGAGATGCGCGACCTCGGCTCGCTGATCCTGACCCAGGGCGACATCCACAAGGTCCCCGCCGGCTCGGCGCTGGCCGTTGACCGCGACGGCTTCTCCGCCGGCGTCACCGCCGCGCTCGAAGCCCATCCCAACATCACCATCGTCCGCGAACGCGTCGATCAGCTGCCCGCCGAGGGCCTGACCATCGTCGCCACCGGGCCCCTAACCGCCCCCGGCCTCGCCGAGAGCATCGGCACCGCTACCGGCAAGGAGGCGCTGGCCTTTTTCGACGCCATTGCCCCGATCGTCCATTTCGAGAGCATCGACTTCACCACCGCCTGGTATCAGTCGCGCTGGAACAAGGGCGAGGGCAAGGATTACATCAACTGCCCGATGTCGAAGGACGAATATCTCGCCTTCCACGCCGGCCTCCTCGCCGGCGAGAAGACCGAATATCGCGAGTGGGAGAACGTCCCCTATTTCGAAGGCTGCATGCCGATCGAAGTGATGGCCGAGCGCGGCGTCGAAACGCTGCGCTATGGCCCGATGAAGGGCGTCGGCCTCGATGATCCGCGCACCGGCCGCTGGCCCTACGCCGTCGTCCAGCTTCGCCAGGACAATGCCAGCGGCACGCTGTGGAACATGGTCGGGTTCCAGACCAAGCTGAAGTACGGCGCGCAAGTCGAGCTGTTCCGCACGATCCCCGGGCTCGAAAATGCCGAGTTCGCCCGTCTGGGCGGGCTCCACCGCAACACCTTCATCAAGTCCCCCGAGCTGCTCGATCCGACCTTGCGGCTCAAGGCGCGCCCCAACATCCGCTTCGCCGGCCAGATCACCGGCTGCGAAGGTTATATCGAGAGCGCCGCGATCGGCCTGCTCGCCGGCCGCTTCGCCGCCGCCGAACTCACCGGCACGACGCTCGCCGCCCCGCCGCGCGAGACCGCGCTTGGCGCGCTGCTCGCCCACATCACCGGCGAGGCCGAAGTCGAGACCTACCAGCCGATGAACGTAAATTTCGGCTTGTTCCCGCCGATCGAGGGCCGCACCAAAAAGGCCGACCGCAAGCTGATGTATACGTCGCGTGCCCGCGAGGCATTCCGGAGCTGGGCGCCTGCCTAG